In a genomic window of Thermoproteus tenax Kra 1:
- a CDS encoding aldehyde dehydrogenase family protein — translation MPDVVVVNPATEEVLAVLPSASREEVRRAIDEAEDAFYRWSELPLRERAKLLRRAADLIEADDTLINTLVAESGKPIRDARAELRRAIEIFRASAEEAKYILEGKIPRVDAYDYPLANENRIAMEVREPMGVVAGALSYNNPASTFAHKIAPVIAAGNTVIAKPSSHTPLTALKMAQILQKAGVPQGVVQVVVGSGEEIFNEFVDNPKVVGISFTGSTAVGLQVAAKAAGRGKKFMIAPGGSDPAIVFADADLEAAASIIARARFENAGQNCNATKRVFVERKVYDKFLDILRRKIAAIKVGDPMDESTEMGPVISDKMVKAMEGIVADAVEKGGKLLYGGRRMQRKGYFFEPTLVAFDGRPPEAKAFREEVFGPVLPVAPFEDEREAVELANWTQYGLQSAVFTSDYKRAFRVARAIKAGAVMINDSTRVRFDALPYGGVKMSGLSAGWREGVRSTMLLFTEIKYYVLNIA, via the coding sequence ATGCCGGACGTCGTCGTTGTGAATCCCGCCACCGAGGAGGTGTTGGCCGTGCTCCCCTCGGCCTCAAGGGAGGAGGTGAGGAGGGCTATAGATGAGGCCGAGGACGCCTTTTATAGATGGTCCGAGCTCCCCTTAAGGGAGAGGGCCAAGCTTTTGAGGAGGGCCGCAGATCTTATCGAGGCCGACGATACGCTGATAAACACGTTGGTCGCAGAGTCCGGCAAACCTATAAGGGACGCAAGGGCGGAGCTACGAAGAGCGATCGAAATATTTAGGGCCAGCGCCGAGGAGGCCAAATATATCCTCGAGGGGAAGATCCCGAGGGTCGACGCCTACGACTACCCCCTGGCCAACGAGAACAGGATCGCGATGGAGGTCAGGGAGCCCATGGGCGTTGTGGCGGGAGCCCTCAGCTACAATAACCCGGCCTCGACCTTCGCACATAAGATAGCCCCCGTCATCGCCGCAGGCAACACTGTGATCGCAAAGCCCTCCTCCCACACTCCGCTTACGGCCCTAAAGATGGCCCAGATATTGCAGAAGGCCGGCGTGCCGCAAGGCGTCGTGCAGGTAGTTGTGGGCAGCGGGGAGGAGATATTCAACGAGTTCGTAGACAACCCAAAGGTGGTAGGCATATCCTTCACGGGGAGCACGGCGGTGGGCCTACAAGTGGCCGCCAAAGCCGCCGGCAGGGGGAAGAAGTTCATGATAGCGCCCGGCGGCTCCGATCCCGCCATAGTCTTCGCCGACGCCGACCTTGAGGCGGCGGCCTCCATTATAGCCAGAGCCAGGTTCGAGAACGCCGGCCAGAACTGCAACGCGACCAAGAGGGTCTTCGTGGAGAGGAAGGTCTACGACAAATTCCTGGATATATTGAGGCGGAAGATCGCCGCGATAAAAGTGGGGGACCCCATGGATGAGTCCACAGAGATGGGGCCGGTTATATCGGACAAGATGGTGAAGGCCATGGAGGGCATTGTGGCAGACGCCGTGGAGAAGGGAGGGAAGCTGTTGTACGGAGGCAGGAGGATGCAGAGGAAGGGCTACTTCTTTGAGCCGACGCTTGTGGCCTTCGACGGAAGGCCCCCCGAGGCCAAGGCGTTTAGAGAGGAGGTCTTCGGCCCCGTTTTGCCCGTGGCGCCCTTTGAGGACGAGAGAGAGGCCGTGGAGTTAGCAAACTGGACTCAATACGGCCTACAGTCCGCCGTGTTTACCTCTGACTACAAGAGGGCGTTCCGAGTGGCGAGGGCCATAAAGGCCGGCGCCGTGATGATAAACGACTCCACTAGGGTGAGGTTCGACGCTTTGCCCTACGGCGGCGTCAAGATGTCGGGCTTGAGCGCGGGCTGGCGCGAGGGCGTCAGAAGCACTATGTTGTTGTTCACTGAGATAAAATACTACGTCCTGAATATAGCGTAG
- a CDS encoding 4-hydroxyphenylacetate 3-hydroxylase family protein translates to MGLRTGDQYVEGLRRRKHVEVYVLGKLVEDVTTHPFLKPSVKAFKATFDAAFDEDTRALARVKSPFIGEEINRFVHIHQGPEDLVAKVKLLRKLSHKVGTCFQRCVGWDALNTMYIVTGKLAEREGKKVYFERFVEYLKYVQKNDLALAGAMTDVKGVRSLRPHEQPNKDAYVHVVEERGDGIVVRGAKANITGVAVVDEVVVMPTRAMTEKDAEYAVAFAIPLDTPGVKVVVGRQVNDLRRFEGEIDGLPYLFNHEGLVIFEDVFVPWERVFFYKEWKHSGELVEIFASFHRQGYAGCKSGLGDVIIGASFNLARQLGIADKPHVQEKLTEMVFLNETMYSAGLAASWEGRKLLKDGGWWVNPMFANITKHLVARFPYEIARLSHDIAGGIIATGPSEADLKNPDLRKLIEKYIQGVPEFTAEDRLRMVRLLENISLSAAYLVESVHGAGSPQAQRISIQRLYDLQKAEMIARRLAGMTNAQLDQKVEPHKPSDAER, encoded by the coding sequence ATGGGATTAAGGACGGGGGATCAGTATGTGGAGGGCCTCCGGAGGAGGAAGCACGTCGAGGTCTACGTCTTGGGCAAGTTGGTGGAGGATGTAACGACGCACCCGTTCCTGAAGCCGTCGGTCAAAGCCTTTAAGGCGACATTCGATGCAGCCTTCGATGAAGACACGCGGGCTCTGGCCAGAGTAAAGAGCCCGTTCATAGGCGAGGAGATAAACAGATTCGTCCACATACATCAGGGGCCCGAGGATCTTGTGGCGAAGGTTAAACTGTTGAGGAAGCTGAGCCACAAGGTGGGGACGTGCTTCCAGAGGTGTGTGGGCTGGGACGCCCTCAACACCATGTATATAGTCACGGGCAAGCTCGCCGAGAGGGAGGGCAAGAAGGTCTACTTCGAGAGATTCGTCGAGTATCTGAAGTACGTCCAGAAGAACGACCTGGCGCTGGCGGGGGCTATGACTGACGTCAAGGGAGTAAGATCGCTGAGGCCCCACGAGCAGCCCAACAAGGACGCCTATGTCCACGTTGTTGAGGAGAGGGGCGACGGGATAGTGGTCAGAGGCGCCAAGGCCAATATAACGGGGGTCGCCGTAGTGGACGAGGTAGTCGTCATGCCCACGAGGGCTATGACGGAGAAGGACGCTGAGTACGCCGTGGCCTTCGCAATCCCTCTGGACACGCCGGGCGTCAAAGTCGTCGTGGGGAGACAAGTCAACGACCTCAGGAGGTTCGAGGGGGAGATCGACGGCCTGCCCTATCTGTTCAACCACGAGGGGCTGGTGATATTCGAGGACGTGTTCGTCCCCTGGGAGAGAGTCTTCTTCTATAAGGAGTGGAAACATTCGGGGGAGCTTGTGGAGATATTCGCAAGCTTCCACAGACAGGGCTACGCCGGATGCAAGTCGGGGCTCGGCGATGTCATAATAGGCGCTTCGTTCAATCTAGCTAGACAGCTCGGCATCGCCGACAAGCCCCACGTCCAGGAGAAGCTCACCGAGATGGTGTTTCTGAACGAGACTATGTACTCCGCAGGCCTCGCGGCGAGCTGGGAGGGGAGGAAGCTGTTGAAGGACGGAGGCTGGTGGGTCAACCCCATGTTCGCCAATATAACTAAACATCTGGTGGCGAGGTTCCCCTACGAGATAGCCAGACTCTCCCACGACATTGCCGGAGGCATTATCGCCACGGGACCCAGCGAGGCGGATCTCAAGAACCCCGATCTGAGGAAGCTAATCGAGAAATATATACAAGGAGTGCCGGAGTTTACGGCCGAGGACAGGCTGCGGATGGTGCGCCTGTTGGAGAACATAAGCTTGAGCGCCGCCTACCTCGTTGAGTCTGTCCACGGCGCCGGCAGCCCCCAGGCTCAGCGTATATCTATCCAGAGGCTCTACGATCTTCAGAAGGCCGAGATGATAGCCAGACGCCTCGCCGGTATGACCAACGCCCAGCTGGATCAAAAGGTCGAGCCCCACAAGCCCTCGGACGCAGAAAGATGA
- a CDS encoding CBS domain-containing protein, translating to MKVGRAARSPPVTADPSLSIRDAARLMAERRIGLLVLTRGNEIFGVVSERDIVRAVAQGLDLGAPIGAIATRSVITIDAEATLAEAARLMREKGVRHLVVTKGGRLYGVLSIRDVVDEMAHLEMAAEGAINVEHTAPAD from the coding sequence ATGAAAGTAGGGAGGGCGGCTAGGTCTCCCCCCGTAACGGCGGACCCAAGCCTCAGCATAAGGGATGCCGCCAGACTTATGGCTGAGCGGAGGATAGGGCTCTTGGTTCTGACGAGGGGCAACGAGATCTTCGGCGTGGTGTCCGAGCGGGATATAGTCCGCGCCGTGGCCCAGGGCCTCGACCTCGGCGCACCTATCGGGGCGATAGCCACTAGGAGCGTAATAACTATAGATGCAGAGGCGACCTTAGCGGAAGCTGCGAGGCTTATGCGGGAGAAGGGCGTGAGGCACTTAGTTGTAACAAAGGGCGGGAGGCTCTACGGCGTCCTCTCCATAAGAGATGTCGTCGACGAGATGGCGCACCTCGAGATGGCGGCAGAGGGCGCCATAAACGTCGAACATACAGCCCCTGCAGATTAA
- a CDS encoding succinate dehydrogenase/fumarate reductase flavoprotein subunit yields the protein MDFIYCDVVVVGSGLAGLRAAIAAAESKPDLEVCVVTKVSGPRSHSIAAEGGMAGVLYPEKTGDSAELHAYDTVKGGDFLVDQDAALMLAQEAPKEIFYLEKLGVPWNRDADGRIALRLFGGMSKPRTAFARDKTGFFVMSALYRAARSLPIKFYEEHLVTKLFIKRGQFAGLIALDLRRGELRLFRAKAGVIATGGGGRMFKLTTMGFANTGEMWGIALREGIALKDMEFVQWHPTALVPSGILISEAARAEGAYLVNKLGERFMARYAPQRMELAPRDVVARAIATECMAGRGFIHEESKMCYVGLDLRHIDPQRMKERLPLLMEVVRTYAGLDPTKDLIPVAPAVHYFMGGIHTDLHGRVLDANGRWIIGLWAAGEAASVSVHGANRLGSNSLAECAVWGRLTGIQAAEFASSTQQPPALDLEAKTVYGAEERRIFDKLLHRESGGISLGQVKSAIQEALHSGAGIFRHKSTIEEALTKVTRTAAKVMQVNVHDVGRTYNMELKELLELDGAVLAAQVILMGAYFRQESRGSHYRLDHPSRDDSRWLVHTIAYRYGDGVVLKWEPVRILKWPPEVRSY from the coding sequence ATGGACTTTATATATTGTGACGTAGTAGTGGTAGGATCGGGGTTGGCGGGGCTGCGCGCCGCCATAGCAGCCGCTGAGTCCAAGCCGGATCTCGAGGTGTGCGTAGTGACCAAAGTCTCGGGGCCGAGGTCCCACAGCATTGCCGCCGAGGGAGGAATGGCCGGCGTCCTCTACCCAGAGAAGACGGGCGACAGCGCGGAGCTCCACGCATATGACACAGTGAAGGGAGGCGACTTCCTGGTGGACCAAGACGCTGCGTTGATGTTGGCGCAGGAGGCCCCCAAGGAGATATTCTACCTCGAGAAGCTCGGCGTGCCGTGGAACCGCGACGCCGATGGCAGAATAGCGCTGAGGCTCTTCGGAGGTATGTCCAAGCCCAGGACCGCCTTCGCCAGGGACAAGACCGGCTTCTTCGTGATGTCGGCCTTATATAGAGCGGCGAGGTCGCTCCCCATCAAGTTCTACGAGGAGCATTTGGTCACCAAGCTCTTCATAAAGAGGGGGCAGTTCGCCGGCCTCATCGCCCTCGATCTGAGGCGCGGCGAGCTGAGGCTCTTCAGAGCTAAGGCGGGCGTGATTGCCACGGGAGGAGGGGGAAGGATGTTCAAGTTGACCACCATGGGCTTCGCCAATACGGGCGAGATGTGGGGCATCGCTCTGAGGGAGGGCATAGCGCTGAAGGACATGGAGTTCGTCCAGTGGCATCCCACTGCGCTAGTCCCGAGCGGGATCCTGATAAGCGAGGCCGCAAGAGCCGAGGGCGCCTATCTCGTGAACAAGCTCGGCGAGAGGTTCATGGCGCGTTACGCACCACAGAGGATGGAGCTGGCCCCAAGGGACGTAGTCGCCAGGGCGATAGCCACCGAGTGTATGGCCGGAAGGGGGTTTATACACGAGGAGTCAAAGATGTGCTACGTAGGTCTCGATCTGAGACATATAGACCCACAGAGGATGAAGGAGAGGCTTCCTCTGTTGATGGAGGTAGTCAGGACGTACGCCGGCCTGGACCCCACCAAGGACTTGATCCCGGTGGCGCCCGCCGTGCACTACTTCATGGGAGGGATACACACGGACCTACACGGGAGAGTGTTGGACGCCAACGGGAGATGGATCATAGGCCTCTGGGCCGCGGGCGAGGCCGCCTCAGTCTCTGTGCATGGGGCCAACAGACTTGGCTCGAACTCTCTGGCCGAGTGCGCCGTGTGGGGCAGATTGACGGGCATTCAAGCCGCCGAGTTTGCCTCGTCGACCCAACAGCCCCCCGCCCTCGATCTGGAGGCGAAGACCGTGTACGGCGCAGAGGAGAGGAGGATATTCGACAAGCTTCTTCACCGTGAGAGCGGAGGGATATCTCTGGGCCAAGTAAAGTCGGCCATCCAAGAGGCTCTCCACAGCGGCGCGGGCATATTCAGACACAAGTCCACTATCGAGGAGGCCCTTACTAAGGTCACGAGGACGGCCGCTAAGGTGATGCAAGTGAACGTACACGATGTGGGGAGGACCTACAACATGGAGCTCAAGGAGCTGTTGGAGCTCGACGGAGCCGTGCTCGCGGCACAAGTGATACTCATGGGCGCCTACTTTAGACAAGAGTCGAGGGGGTCCCACTATCGGTTGGACCACCCCAGCCGCGACGACTCCAGATGGCTGGTCCACACTATCGCCTATAGATACGGCGATGGGGTCGTCCTAAAGTGGGAGCCCGTGAGGATCTTGAAATGGCCGCCCGAGGTCAGATCCTATTAA
- a CDS encoding 2Fe-2S iron-sulfur cluster-binding protein, producing MKVILTVKRYRDGAQYEQKYTVDADSNTTILDLLIKVRDDLDGSLAFRYACRMGICGACMVKINGTPRLACATKISDLGTNAVYVEPLTDKVVKDLIAEL from the coding sequence GTGAAGGTCATATTGACGGTGAAACGATATAGAGACGGAGCACAGTACGAACAGAAGTACACGGTCGACGCCGACTCCAACACGACGATCCTCGACCTCTTGATAAAGGTGAGAGACGATCTAGACGGCTCTCTGGCGTTCCGCTACGCGTGCAGAATGGGCATCTGCGGCGCATGTATGGTGAAGATAAACGGAACGCCGCGGCTCGCCTGTGCAACCAAGATATCCGACTTAGGGACCAACGCAGTCTACGTCGAGCCTCTGACAGACAAAGTAGTGAAGGATCTCATCGCCGAGCTTTAA
- a CDS encoding zinc-binding dehydrogenase — protein MEAAILEKYNSELVIEEVDVEPPKSGEVALRVKAAGVCHSDLYVLEGATPVPPPLVPGHEAVAEVIEVGPDVQGLSRGDLVVTSFIWPCGRCRNCARGHENLCERFSEVRLKGVLLDGTTRLRRRKSGEPLRIFLGGLWAQEAVVPASAVAKLPPRLANRPELAMLGCAFLTAYGAVVNSGSVQPGDTVAVIGTGGVGLAIVQVARAVGARVIAVGRNPEKLKLAAEMGAEVVNARDGDAVAEVRKLTDGRGADVVVEAVGSEQTVEQAIDMASTGGRVVLVGLMGLGKKAPLHVARVVRGGISVIGSYGARPRVDLPKVIGMVERGLLRPELMARDFYKLEQINEAVEALRSGRSIRPIVLP, from the coding sequence ATGGAGGCCGCTATATTGGAGAAATATAACAGTGAGCTCGTTATAGAGGAGGTAGACGTAGAGCCTCCCAAGTCGGGGGAAGTGGCGCTTAGAGTCAAAGCGGCGGGAGTCTGCCACAGCGACCTCTACGTCCTAGAGGGGGCAACCCCCGTGCCGCCCCCCTTGGTGCCAGGCCATGAGGCCGTGGCCGAGGTAATCGAAGTGGGGCCTGACGTGCAAGGGCTCTCCCGCGGCGACTTAGTGGTCACCAGCTTCATATGGCCCTGCGGCAGATGTAGGAACTGCGCCAGAGGCCACGAGAACCTCTGCGAGAGGTTCTCAGAGGTCAGATTAAAGGGAGTGCTATTGGACGGCACTACGCGGCTCAGAAGGAGGAAGAGCGGCGAGCCCTTGAGGATATTTCTGGGAGGCCTCTGGGCGCAGGAGGCTGTGGTCCCAGCCTCAGCGGTCGCCAAGCTCCCGCCGAGGTTGGCCAACAGGCCGGAGCTCGCCATGTTGGGCTGCGCTTTCTTGACCGCCTACGGCGCAGTCGTGAACTCGGGCTCTGTGCAGCCGGGCGACACAGTGGCCGTGATAGGCACGGGCGGCGTGGGACTGGCGATCGTCCAAGTGGCAAGGGCTGTGGGAGCCAGAGTCATAGCGGTGGGCAGAAACCCGGAGAAGCTAAAGCTTGCGGCCGAGATGGGCGCCGAGGTTGTAAACGCTAGGGACGGCGATGCGGTGGCCGAGGTGAGGAAGCTCACAGACGGAAGAGGCGCCGACGTAGTCGTGGAGGCGGTGGGCAGCGAGCAGACAGTGGAACAAGCTATCGATATGGCCTCAACCGGCGGAAGAGTGGTGTTGGTCGGCCTCATGGGGCTGGGCAAGAAGGCGCCGCTACACGTCGCGCGCGTGGTGAGGGGAGGCATCAGTGTGATCGGCAGCTACGGCGCAAGGCCTCGCGTCGATCTGCCCAAGGTTATCGGCATGGTCGAGCGCGGCCTCTTGAGGCCCGAGCTTATGGCCCGCGACTTCTATAAGCTGGAGCAGATCAACGAGGCCGTGGAGGCCCTCAGATCGGGGAGATCGATAAGGCCCATAGTGTTGCCGTGA
- the ppcA gene encoding phosphoenolpyruvate carboxylase — protein MIPRLMCTQHPDTTVKITAGEEVDEALVAYTAYGCEEVMVDYEGKLTPFTQPKEIVMRALAAGVKLGEKFFITPRLPNPKLEEFDRAMLSLEAAVVANYFSLKYMDTQAVRWVVLPMVEDLDTVLLVRRMLRRKIQAYREETNLEISDIEVIPLIEDAFAQLKFEAFLAEIMRDGRVESFRLFLGKSDSAVKYGHIASALAIVWVLSRVRRAEQELGIKIHPILGMGTPPFRGAINNPALAHLEVIQYAGYHTATIQSAIRYDASFEDYIKVKDSILNACCMDARGVDDVDKLVGEAATSYKSVVAKYVNALLEVARLVPSTRDRVSWKVYGRQFVAEDRAVNMPRAIVYTSTWYAMGLPPIFLDSPFIVKLAKEDRLDGLLKSLPTLKKEWEYDSEFFDYDTAAKYIGEELIKSVREAMDYMGINPRTNGAYAALLRMPRSESNIIAMGKYRKFLG, from the coding sequence ATGATTCCGCGGCTCATGTGCACTCAACATCCTGACACGACCGTCAAGATAACGGCGGGCGAGGAGGTAGACGAGGCCCTTGTGGCCTACACTGCGTACGGATGCGAGGAGGTCATGGTCGATTATGAGGGCAAGCTGACGCCCTTCACTCAGCCCAAGGAGATCGTCATGAGGGCGTTGGCCGCCGGCGTGAAGTTGGGCGAGAAGTTCTTCATCACTCCCAGGCTTCCGAACCCCAAACTGGAGGAGTTCGATAGGGCGATGCTGTCTCTTGAGGCGGCGGTAGTGGCCAACTACTTCTCGCTTAAGTATATGGACACCCAGGCGGTGAGGTGGGTCGTGTTGCCCATGGTGGAGGACCTAGACACAGTTCTCCTGGTTAGGAGAATGTTGAGGAGGAAAATACAAGCATACAGGGAGGAGACAAACCTCGAGATCTCCGACATAGAGGTTATACCGCTGATCGAGGACGCCTTCGCCCAACTCAAATTTGAGGCGTTTCTCGCCGAGATAATGAGGGACGGGCGCGTGGAGAGCTTCCGCCTGTTCTTGGGCAAGTCAGACTCAGCTGTGAAGTACGGACACATAGCCTCGGCTCTGGCAATCGTCTGGGTGTTGTCCAGAGTGAGGAGGGCCGAACAGGAGCTGGGCATCAAGATACATCCCATCCTCGGCATGGGCACTCCGCCCTTCAGAGGAGCTATAAACAACCCTGCTCTGGCCCACCTGGAGGTGATTCAATACGCCGGCTACCACACTGCCACTATCCAGTCGGCTATACGTTACGATGCGTCCTTCGAGGACTATATCAAGGTGAAGGACTCCATACTGAACGCCTGTTGCATGGACGCGAGAGGGGTCGACGATGTGGACAAGCTCGTGGGCGAGGCAGCCACGAGCTACAAGTCCGTAGTAGCGAAATATGTGAACGCGCTCCTCGAGGTGGCGAGGCTAGTGCCCTCCACGAGGGACAGAGTCAGTTGGAAGGTCTACGGGAGACAGTTCGTGGCCGAGGATAGAGCAGTCAATATGCCCAGAGCAATAGTCTATACCTCCACTTGGTACGCGATGGGCCTCCCGCCCATATTCTTGGACTCGCCCTTTATAGTGAAGTTGGCCAAGGAGGACAGGCTAGACGGCTTGCTCAAGTCGCTCCCTACTCTCAAGAAGGAGTGGGAGTACGACTCGGAGTTCTTCGACTACGACACTGCCGCCAAATACATCGGAGAGGAATTGATAAAAAGCGTCAGAGAGGCCATGGACTACATGGGCATAAACCCGAGGACGAACGGAGCCTACGCGGCGCTTCTGAGGATGCCCCGGAGCGAGTCCAACATAATCGCCATGGGCAAATACAGAAAGTTCCTGGGTTAA
- a CDS encoding CBS domain-containing protein, which produces MSLGQFVKRSPLTARPETPLREIVRLMAENNVGSVVLVDDANKPVGIITERDVVKALARGLTLDDQASRAGTMGDLVTAQPSEDAYVALKRMRERRIRHLVLVNNDGTLAGVISIRDLLEDVALKYLGDKVWWPPPED; this is translated from the coding sequence ATGTCGTTGGGACAGTTTGTTAAGAGAAGCCCGCTGACCGCACGCCCCGAGACTCCGTTGAGAGAGATCGTCAGACTCATGGCCGAGAACAACGTTGGCTCCGTCGTCCTAGTCGACGATGCCAATAAGCCCGTGGGTATTATTACTGAGAGGGACGTAGTGAAGGCGCTCGCCAGAGGTCTCACATTGGACGACCAAGCCTCCCGGGCCGGCACTATGGGGGACCTAGTGACGGCGCAGCCCTCCGAGGACGCCTACGTTGCACTGAAAAGAATGCGCGAGAGGAGGATAAGGCACTTGGTCTTGGTGAATAACGACGGGACTCTCGCCGGCGTGATATCTATACGCGATCTGTTGGAGGATGTAGCGTTAAAATACCTCGGGGATAAAGTATGGTGGCCTCCTCCGGAGGATTGA
- a CDS encoding CBS domain-containing protein, protein MVASSGGLKVGDLVRRPPLVIHPDSTLLEAVDRLMEHNVGALVVVRREEPDKAVAVLSERDIVRALNMRMALSTPVEAFMSPGVISIEYDQPLSKAAELMWRYNVRHLVVTKEGKLYGVISIRDLIKPESLQAICREGLFHSS, encoded by the coding sequence ATGGTGGCCTCCTCCGGAGGATTGAAGGTCGGGGATCTTGTCAGAAGACCCCCCTTGGTCATCCACCCCGACTCCACGTTGTTGGAGGCGGTTGACAGACTGATGGAGCACAACGTGGGCGCTCTGGTCGTCGTTAGGCGGGAGGAGCCCGACAAGGCTGTGGCGGTGCTCTCGGAGAGAGACATAGTGCGGGCCCTCAACATGAGGATGGCCCTCTCCACGCCCGTCGAGGCCTTTATGTCTCCAGGGGTTATCTCCATAGAGTACGACCAGCCGTTGTCGAAAGCCGCCGAGCTTATGTGGAGATACAACGTAAGACATTTAGTTGTCACCAAGGAGGGCAAGCTCTACGGAGTCATATCTATACGCGACTTGATCAAGCCTGAATCGCTCCAGGCGATATGTAGGGAGGGGCTGTTTCACAGTTCTTGA
- a CDS encoding thiolase domain-containing protein encodes MVLAYLVAAGMSKIGKREESSRELVEEAFREVLEVVDPREIEAVYVGVQSETYEHQIMYGSLIAEALGLLPREAYRVEACAAAGALALHNAVLAVRSGLVDVALAVGVEKMTAKSTQEVTDALMAASDLVDQLSGVTIPAHYAMVARRYMYLYGATEEDLCAVAVKNHRHALENPKAHFRKAISVEECLRSKPVATPLKLLDSAPISDGAALAVVASERAARRLTDAPVKILASTVATDTLSVSQRDDLIWPRAVYEAAQRAYRQSGLEPSKIQVAEVHDAFTINEILMYEALGFAERGKGYLLAREGQTYIGGKIPVNPDGGLKARGHPIGATGLAQIYELYLQLTGRAGRRNTGAEIGIAVNEGGVNSTAVVHILSA; translated from the coding sequence ATGGTACTGGCCTATCTCGTTGCCGCCGGCATGAGCAAGATAGGCAAGAGGGAGGAGAGCTCGCGGGAGCTCGTCGAAGAGGCCTTCCGCGAGGTCCTAGAGGTCGTGGATCCGAGGGAGATAGAGGCGGTCTACGTCGGCGTCCAGTCTGAGACGTACGAGCACCAGATAATGTACGGCTCCCTCATCGCTGAGGCGCTCGGCCTCCTGCCCAGGGAGGCGTATAGAGTTGAAGCGTGCGCCGCCGCAGGCGCGTTGGCGCTTCATAACGCCGTATTGGCGGTCAGATCGGGGCTTGTTGACGTTGCTCTGGCGGTGGGCGTCGAGAAGATGACCGCCAAGAGCACTCAAGAGGTCACAGACGCCCTCATGGCGGCCAGCGACCTCGTCGACCAGCTCAGCGGAGTGACGATACCTGCCCACTACGCCATGGTGGCGAGGAGGTATATGTACCTCTACGGCGCAACTGAGGAGGATCTGTGCGCCGTGGCTGTCAAAAACCACAGACACGCTTTAGAAAACCCCAAGGCCCACTTCAGAAAGGCCATAAGCGTGGAAGAGTGCCTCAGGAGCAAGCCCGTGGCCACTCCGTTGAAGTTGCTCGATTCGGCGCCCATAAGCGACGGAGCGGCACTCGCCGTAGTGGCCTCCGAGAGGGCCGCGAGGAGGCTGACCGACGCGCCGGTGAAGATATTGGCGTCGACGGTGGCCACGGACACTCTGAGCGTATCCCAGAGGGACGACCTAATCTGGCCCAGGGCAGTGTACGAGGCCGCCCAGAGGGCCTACAGACAGTCGGGCCTGGAGCCCTCGAAGATCCAAGTGGCCGAGGTTCATGACGCCTTCACTATAAACGAGATACTCATGTACGAGGCCCTGGGATTTGCCGAGAGGGGGAAGGGGTATCTGCTTGCGCGAGAGGGCCAGACCTACATAGGAGGGAAAATACCGGTAAACCCAGATGGCGGCCTCAAGGCCAGGGGACACCCCATCGGCGCCACGGGCTTAGCCCAGATCTATGAGCTCTACCTACAGCTGACGGGTAGAGCGGGGCGGAGGAACACGGGCGCCGAGATCGGAATAGCCGTCAACGAGGGCGGCGTCAACTCAACGGCGGTGGTACACATACTGTCGGCATGA
- a CDS encoding Zn-ribbon domain-containing OB-fold protein, producing MTSLLFRGLAEGKLLGSVCPSCGARAFPPKRLCPKCYREMEIVEIPKRGYVLTYSEVYVSNGLYDPPYTVAIADFGGFRVPGLVDGRVEIGDAVEWSVAETKAGLWYKFKRAGDNP from the coding sequence ATGACCTCCCTCCTCTTCAGAGGGCTGGCGGAGGGGAAGCTCTTGGGCTCAGTCTGTCCGAGCTGCGGGGCGCGCGCCTTTCCGCCGAAGCGCCTCTGTCCCAAGTGCTACAGAGAGATGGAGATTGTGGAAATACCCAAGAGGGGGTATGTGTTGACCTACAGCGAGGTCTACGTCTCTAACGGCCTCTACGATCCTCCCTATACGGTGGCCATAGCCGATTTCGGCGGGTTCAGAGTGCCTGGGCTTGTGGACGGCAGAGTAGAGATAGGAGACGCAGTGGAGTGGAGCGTGGCTGAGACCAAAGCGGGCCTGTGGTACAAGTTCAAGAGGGCTGGAGACAATCCTTAA